Proteins encoded by one window of Candidatus Poribacteria bacterium:
- a CDS encoding class I SAM-dependent methyltransferase, which yields MNTFDATRKHYNAAGVHPTTDPDDPKSKFAVDRYEDHLSKLIKPGMRALDLGCNAGRFTFAMEDMGAIATGIDFAEIPIRHAKKVADKRKSRCQFNIGDMAVLPYKENSFDLALLPHNIGYLPYQTLESLSVQLKRILSDNGIFVLTMQDQLIKSAGEETLPERYDVQTGLIGGSRTIPDKGTYASPWYFWTVAFAKYIVEKHLPLEEVVQIEENRFMLVFCNKNR from the coding sequence ATGAACACATTTGATGCGACTCGGAAACATTACAACGCTGCGGGTGTTCATCCGACAACCGATCCTGATGATCCGAAATCGAAATTTGCTGTTGACAGATACGAAGACCACCTATCTAAACTGATAAAGCCCGGCATGCGTGCATTAGATTTAGGCTGCAATGCAGGACGGTTTACCTTTGCCATGGAAGATATGGGAGCAATAGCAACAGGTATTGACTTCGCAGAGATTCCGATCCGCCATGCAAAAAAGGTTGCCGACAAAAGAAAGAGTCGCTGCCAGTTTAATATCGGGGATATGGCTGTACTACCTTACAAAGAGAATTCTTTCGATCTTGCGTTGCTCCCGCACAATATTGGGTACTTACCTTACCAGACGCTGGAGAGCCTATCAGTCCAGCTCAAACGGATACTATCGGATAACGGTATTTTCGTTTTAACTATGCAAGATCAATTAATCAAAAGTGCAGGGGAGGAAACTCTTCCAGAGCGATATGATGTCCAGACCGGTTTGATAGGAGGAAGTCGTACAATTCCAGACAAAGGCACGTACGCGTCGCCATGGTACTTCTGGACAGTTGCCTTTGCTAAGTACATTGTTGAGAAACATCTCCCTTTAGAAGAAGTAGTACAAATAGAAGAAAACAGATTTATGTTGGTGTTCTGCAATAAAAACAGATGA
- a CDS encoding sialidase family protein — MLSTENMGGVVVTPSQLSDMQAGDYILHARDGVLNKVPVEKIRLPLDPQAHYQGLNLVLTLGGVIYAVQQTIISKSTDGGQTWEHLSRDPSAFGFSGWLLQANRHRQLINVSQSGEEQPTTVWVSDDEGETWEQTSEIDVTPFQKTVAGASLTRLGDGTLLLPIKRRDDPFEEGTNPTYVFVSDDDGYTFSNRFFLSDYGNEVNIAELFPGQLLGVIRYQPGPPDQPHTNKTVFLADSVDNGETWTDLRQLTSVHGQCHGAGVGLSDNRAVVAYDHRYPRELGSGRAMVSDDNGKNWHDEVYYLCHGHVAGFPRHISLDGEEILTFIGSCYGDVSRWENATGNSHFCIIRWQPV; from the coding sequence ATGCTATCAACCGAAAATATGGGGGGCGTTGTCGTCACGCCAAGCCAATTGAGCGATATGCAGGCGGGTGATTATATCTTACATGCTCGTGATGGCGTGCTGAACAAGGTTCCAGTGGAGAAAATCCGCCTGCCTTTAGACCCACAGGCGCATTATCAAGGGTTGAACCTTGTTTTAACTCTCGGTGGGGTTATCTATGCAGTGCAGCAGACTATCATCTCCAAGTCCACGGATGGTGGTCAGACTTGGGAACACCTCAGTAGGGATCCTTCAGCGTTCGGATTTAGTGGGTGGCTGCTGCAAGCCAATCGTCACCGGCAGCTTATTAACGTGAGTCAATCCGGTGAAGAACAACCAACCACTGTCTGGGTGTCTGACGATGAGGGTGAAACGTGGGAGCAGACGAGCGAAATAGATGTTACTCCGTTTCAGAAGACCGTCGCTGGTGCAAGTCTGACGCGCCTCGGTGATGGCACACTTCTCCTTCCAATCAAGAGACGTGATGATCCGTTTGAGGAAGGCACGAATCCAACTTACGTTTTCGTTTCCGATGATGACGGATACACCTTCTCAAATCGCTTCTTCTTGTCAGATTACGGCAATGAGGTCAACATTGCAGAACTTTTCCCCGGGCAGCTGCTTGGTGTCATCCGCTACCAACCGGGACCACCGGATCAGCCCCACACGAACAAAACAGTTTTCCTCGCTGACTCAGTAGACAATGGTGAAACATGGACGGATCTACGTCAATTGACGAGTGTACATGGACAATGCCACGGTGCTGGCGTTGGTCTTTCTGACAACCGCGCTGTTGTAGCGTATGACCACCGTTATCCAAGAGAACTCGGCAGTGGTCGCGCGATGGTAAGCGATGACAACGGCAAAAATTGGCATGATGAAGTCTACTATCTCTGTCATGGACACGTCGCTGGTTTCCCCCGACACATCAGTTTAGATGGCGAAGAGATATTGACCTTCATCGGCTCCTGCTATGGCGATGTAAGTAGATGGGAAAACGCCACAGGAAACTCGCACTTCTGCATCATTCGGTGGCAACCGGTTTAG
- the dgoD gene encoding galactonate dehydratase produces the protein MKITGFETIPIQGRAMVLKMFTDEGIIGYGEPMNYEHWRVVAQAVDDMAAYLVGKDPLQIEDHWQAMYRSSYSRSMPVLVGALSGIEMAMWDVFGKVVRMPVWKLLGGSVRKRIRVYTGIGGTTPEACTESARQAVAAGFRAVKMGASSQPVRFMETPKAIDVMVARVAAVREAVGDEVDIAVDLHRRLSPTMAIILVKELEPFRLLFAEEPCHPENNEPLLALSQSTTVPIATGERHLTRWGFREVIEREMCAILQPDIRHCGGILELKKISAMAEIHNMAVAPHNAAGPIGVAASVHVMATVPNLLICEGGHRRGEGLFSTPLVFKDGFIELPTAPGLGVDMEDTAIEAVRDETFRLRGMFWHSDDGAFADF, from the coding sequence ATGAAGATTACCGGATTTGAGACAATACCGATTCAAGGTCGCGCAATGGTCCTGAAAATGTTTACTGACGAAGGGATTATCGGCTACGGCGAACCGATGAACTATGAACATTGGCGCGTCGTTGCGCAAGCCGTGGATGACATGGCGGCATACCTTGTCGGTAAAGATCCACTACAGATAGAAGACCACTGGCAGGCGATGTATCGGTCAAGTTATAGTCGGAGCATGCCGGTATTGGTTGGTGCGCTGAGTGGTATTGAGATGGCGATGTGGGATGTCTTCGGCAAAGTCGTCCGGATGCCAGTATGGAAGCTCTTAGGCGGTTCGGTACGAAAGCGGATCCGTGTCTATACCGGTATCGGCGGCACGACACCTGAGGCGTGTACAGAGAGTGCCAGACAAGCAGTTGCAGCCGGATTCCGTGCTGTGAAGATGGGTGCTTCGTCACAGCCTGTACGATTTATGGAGACGCCGAAGGCAATTGATGTAATGGTGGCGAGAGTCGCGGCAGTGCGCGAAGCAGTGGGTGACGAGGTAGACATTGCTGTTGATCTGCATCGACGGTTAAGCCCAACAATGGCAATAATTCTCGTGAAGGAATTAGAACCCTTTCGACTCCTGTTCGCTGAGGAACCGTGCCATCCAGAAAACAATGAACCGCTATTGGCACTGTCTCAGTCCACAACAGTCCCGATCGCGACGGGCGAACGGCATTTAACACGATGGGGTTTCAGAGAGGTAATCGAACGTGAGATGTGCGCGATTTTACAACCGGACATTCGGCACTGCGGTGGAATACTAGAACTGAAAAAGATTTCAGCGATGGCGGAAATTCACAATATGGCAGTCGCTCCGCATAACGCCGCCGGTCCCATCGGAGTCGCAGCATCGGTCCACGTGATGGCAACGGTGCCGAATTTGCTGATATGCGAGGGTGGCCACCGGCGTGGAGAAGGGCTATTTTCGACCCCTTTGGTATTCAAAGATGGGTTTATCGAATTACCAACAGCTCCCGGACTCGGTGTAGATATGGAGGATACCGCTATCGAAGCGGTTCGAGATGAGACGTTTCGGTTGCGTGGGATGTTCTGGCATTCAGACGATGGGGCTTTTGCTGATTTCTAA
- a CDS encoding DUF309 domain-containing protein translates to MPPEFWQQNEDYLYGVDLYNFAYWWEAHEAWEGLWHQAEDTYRLFLQGLIQVSASLIKYHMRMLRPLRTLSTAGRDKLRQVVAECADTSGNYMGLNLPTFLDTADAFFAPFFTDTISEITYRKPSVKPLILLMD, encoded by the coding sequence CTGCCACCAGAATTCTGGCAACAGAATGAGGATTACCTCTACGGTGTAGATTTATACAACTTTGCCTATTGGTGGGAGGCACATGAGGCGTGGGAAGGGTTGTGGCACCAAGCAGAAGATACGTACCGTCTCTTTCTTCAAGGGTTAATTCAGGTGTCAGCATCTTTGATTAAGTACCACATGCGGATGCTACGTCCACTACGCACACTTTCTACCGCTGGACGCGATAAATTACGACAAGTCGTTGCCGAATGTGCCGATACATCGGGAAACTATATGGGACTCAACCTACCAACGTTTTTGGACACCGCTGATGCGTTTTTCGCTCCTTTTTTTACCGATACCATTTCAGAAATTACCTATCGTAAGCCCTCGGTGAAACCGCTCATACTATTGATGGATTGA
- a CDS encoding UDP-glucose/GDP-mannose dehydrogenase family protein, translated as MKVAIIGTGYVGLTTAVVLAYLNHDVAAVDKDESKLSLLQEGKSPIHEPGIQSLLDEVQPTIRFTPSVVEVVPEAELILIAVGTPPKKNGEADTRHVEQAAKEVAQVCLPDRHYTLVVKSTVPIGTNRRVVEVVEDVFSARGIYGNISVASNPEFLQEGLALQGAFYPDRIVVGANSDEAIDTLRHLYQPILEQTFDPPSEFPRPSAYHLPPMMTTDPSSAEMIKYAANTFLALKISFINEIAGLCEEVDADVTEVARGIGLDARIGSQFLRAGLGWGGSCYPKDTAALLGVAAQSGYEMPITEAARTVNFRQRERIVEKLHSTLGTLKGKIIGVLGLAFKPNTDDVREAPALDIIRELIAAGATVRAHDPIAIPNAQAALHRENTTIPELQEDVYELSYDADALVLVTEWDFYHKLELRRLAKQMKTPILIDGRNVYSPEEARTAGFHYIGIGRA; from the coding sequence ATGAAAGTCGCAATTATAGGAACAGGATACGTCGGCTTGACCACGGCTGTGGTACTCGCCTATCTCAATCATGATGTCGCCGCAGTGGACAAAGATGAAAGCAAACTAAGCCTTTTGCAGGAAGGAAAAAGCCCGATCCATGAACCGGGCATCCAAAGTCTGCTTGATGAGGTGCAGCCCACTATCCGTTTCACACCGAGTGTAGTGGAAGTTGTCCCGGAAGCGGAATTGATCCTGATTGCTGTCGGTACACCGCCCAAGAAGAACGGTGAGGCAGATACACGACATGTGGAACAAGCCGCTAAAGAAGTCGCACAGGTCTGCTTGCCTGACAGACATTATACGCTTGTTGTCAAATCTACAGTTCCGATAGGCACAAATCGACGTGTTGTGGAAGTTGTGGAGGATGTTTTTTCGGCACGCGGAATTTACGGGAACATCTCTGTCGCTTCAAACCCTGAGTTTTTGCAGGAGGGATTGGCGTTGCAAGGCGCGTTCTATCCAGATCGGATTGTCGTCGGTGCGAACAGTGATGAGGCGATTGATACCTTACGACATCTTTATCAACCCATCCTTGAACAAACGTTTGATCCACCGAGTGAATTTCCACGTCCATCCGCTTACCACCTCCCACCGATGATGACAACGGATCCAAGCAGTGCCGAGATGATTAAATATGCAGCGAACACATTTCTCGCCCTTAAAATTAGTTTTATCAATGAAATCGCTGGACTCTGTGAAGAAGTTGATGCAGACGTAACAGAGGTCGCACGCGGGATCGGACTTGACGCGCGTATCGGAAGTCAGTTTCTACGAGCGGGTCTCGGATGGGGTGGGAGTTGTTATCCCAAGGATACAGCAGCACTGTTAGGGGTCGCAGCGCAATCTGGATATGAAATGCCGATTACCGAGGCAGCGCGAACTGTTAACTTTCGTCAACGTGAGCGCATCGTTGAAAAGTTACATAGCACATTAGGCACGCTCAAAGGTAAAATCATCGGTGTTTTGGGACTCGCCTTCAAGCCAAACACGGATGACGTTCGCGAAGCACCCGCACTGGACATTATTCGAGAATTAATTGCAGCAGGAGCAACTGTTCGAGCACACGATCCGATCGCTATTCCGAATGCACAGGCTGCTTTGCACAGAGAAAACACCACTATTCCTGAATTGCAAGAAGATGTATACGAACTTTCCTACGATGCGGACGCGCTGGTACTCGTTACCGAATGGGACTTCTATCACAAGTTGGAACTCCGTAGACTCGCTAAACAGATGAAAACACCAATTCTTATTGATGGACGCAACGTTTACTCACCAGAGGAAGCGAGAACCGCAGGTTTTCATTACATCGGGATTGGCAGAGCGTAA
- a CDS encoding MoxR family ATPase codes for MKNDISTTQATTDMEAAESLKTAKENILNELRKRIIGQNEVIEQLLIALFSQGHCLLVGVPGLAKTLLISTFAQILKLPFNRIQFTPDLMPSDIIGTDIIEEGEAGKRAFRFIKGPVFANVVLADEINRTPPKTQAALLQAMQEYQVTAGGRTYPLERPFFVLATQNPIEQEGTYPLPEAQLDRFMFHITIDYPDKAAEKDIVMTTTAAYEPEINPVITGEEVLQIQQVVRKVPIAEAIVDYAVELSRQTRPASDVPEFVQDWVQWGAGPRASQYLVLGAKARAILQGRYHVSYEDIKAVAVPVLRHRILTNFNAEADGITSLDIINGLLEKVEPPVV; via the coding sequence ATGAAAAATGACATCTCAACCACACAAGCCACAACGGATATGGAAGCCGCCGAATCTTTGAAAACGGCAAAAGAAAATATTCTAAACGAACTGAGAAAACGAATCATCGGGCAAAACGAAGTCATCGAGCAACTTCTTATCGCACTCTTCTCACAGGGGCACTGCCTACTTGTAGGGGTACCGGGGTTAGCAAAAACTCTGTTAATCAGTACGTTCGCGCAGATTCTCAAACTCCCTTTCAACCGAATCCAATTTACACCAGACTTGATGCCGTCGGACATTATCGGTACCGATATTATTGAGGAAGGTGAAGCAGGAAAACGCGCCTTCCGTTTTATCAAAGGACCTGTCTTTGCTAACGTTGTCCTTGCTGATGAAATTAACCGAACACCGCCTAAAACACAAGCCGCGCTTCTACAAGCAATGCAGGAATACCAAGTCACCGCAGGTGGCAGAACATATCCATTGGAACGTCCGTTTTTCGTTTTAGCAACTCAGAACCCGATTGAACAGGAAGGTACTTACCCTTTACCGGAAGCACAACTCGACCGGTTTATGTTCCATATCACAATTGACTATCCCGATAAAGCTGCCGAAAAAGACATTGTGATGACGACCACGGCAGCTTACGAACCGGAAATAAACCCCGTTATCACCGGAGAAGAGGTACTGCAAATACAGCAGGTCGTGCGGAAGGTACCTATCGCCGAGGCGATTGTGGACTATGCAGTGGAATTGAGCCGGCAGACGCGTCCTGCTTCAGATGTTCCTGAGTTTGTTCAGGATTGGGTGCAATGGGGAGCGGGACCGCGGGCATCACAGTACCTCGTATTGGGTGCGAAGGCACGCGCTATTCTTCAAGGACGCTATCATGTCTCATACGAAGATATCAAGGCAGTCGCTGTACCTGTCCTGCGCCACCGAATTTTAACCAATTTCAACGCGGAAGCGGACGGTATCACAAGCTTGGATATTATCAATGGACTGTTAGAAAAGGTTGAACCGCCAGTGGTGTAA
- a CDS encoding GHMP kinase codes for MLIRTRAPVRIDFAGGWSDVALFTEDSKGLVVNGAINRYAYATLRCERQVAHDDSVELQRVLDKSIRIYSADFDTFVEADDIRQLEYDGNIDLVKAAVRQMSIQIGGFDLITQSTAPPGSGLGTSAAMGVALVGVLGALKDATYLPYEYADIASNIERHELGILGGKQDHYASAIGGVHFMEFQGEEVKTSPLRFPPHIRCELEKNLVLCYTGKSRLSGNIHQNVTDAYKSGQPSVREALNTLKTTAEATKIALMRGRLTEFGELLTQNWYNQKKLHPSVTNEQIESLFKIGMAHGAIGGKACGAGGGGCLLFYCEPTREHRVRQKLEEAGAQVIDVNFDFDGLQVWKVSND; via the coding sequence ATGTTAATCCGAACGAGAGCCCCTGTCCGAATTGACTTTGCTGGTGGATGGAGCGATGTAGCTCTCTTTACCGAGGATTCAAAGGGGCTTGTCGTCAACGGAGCAATTAATCGATACGCTTATGCGACCCTGCGCTGTGAACGCCAGGTGGCACACGATGATTCCGTTGAACTGCAACGCGTTTTAGATAAAAGCATTCGTATCTATTCTGCGGATTTTGATACATTCGTTGAAGCCGATGATATACGCCAACTCGAATATGACGGGAACATTGATTTAGTCAAGGCGGCTGTGCGGCAGATGTCCATACAGATTGGCGGTTTCGACCTGATTACACAATCTACTGCGCCGCCGGGAAGCGGCTTAGGCACTTCCGCCGCAATGGGTGTGGCACTCGTCGGTGTACTCGGCGCACTTAAGGATGCTACCTACCTCCCTTATGAATATGCGGATATAGCGAGCAATATTGAACGTCATGAACTCGGTATCTTAGGTGGAAAACAGGATCATTACGCAAGCGCGATCGGTGGAGTTCACTTCATGGAATTTCAGGGAGAAGAGGTGAAAACCTCGCCTTTACGCTTTCCACCGCACATCCGTTGCGAACTCGAAAAGAATCTTGTCCTCTGTTATACCGGAAAGTCCCGCCTCTCTGGTAATATACATCAGAATGTGACCGATGCTTATAAGAGCGGGCAACCCAGTGTCCGAGAGGCATTGAACACTCTTAAAACCACCGCCGAAGCGACGAAAATAGCACTTATGCGTGGTCGCTTAACTGAATTCGGCGAACTCCTCACCCAAAATTGGTACAATCAAAAAAAGTTACACCCCTCTGTCACAAATGAACAAATCGAATCCCTCTTTAAAATTGGGATGGCGCACGGTGCTATCGGCGGGAAAGCCTGTGGGGCTGGTGGCGGTGGGTGTCTACTTTTTTACTGCGAACCGACGCGGGAACATCGTGTCCGTCAGAAACTTGAAGAAGCCGGTGCGCAAGTTATTGATGTTAACTTCGATTTTGACGGGCTTCAAGTATGGAAGGTCTCAAACGATTGA
- a CDS encoding HU family DNA-binding protein: MAKLMKSDVVNSIVEKTGLSKKDASAALEAMGATICEALSNGDSVGLIGFGTFEAKERPARTGRNPQTGDPLEIPAKTVPVFKAGKKLRDAAA; encoded by the coding sequence ATGGCAAAATTAATGAAGAGCGATGTGGTCAACAGTATCGTTGAAAAAACAGGTCTTAGCAAGAAAGATGCGAGCGCCGCTCTTGAGGCTATGGGTGCGACTATTTGCGAAGCTTTGAGTAACGGTGATTCTGTTGGGTTAATCGGTTTTGGAACGTTTGAAGCCAAAGAACGACCAGCCCGCACAGGTCGCAATCCGCAGACTGGTGATCCGCTTGAAATCCCGGCAAAGACAGTCCCTGTCTTCAAAGCTGGCAAGAAACTTCGCGACGCTGCCGCGTAA
- a CDS encoding aspartate-semialdehyde dehydrogenase — translation MRESYRVAVVGATGAVGNTMLQLLEERSFPIASLKLLASHRSAGEILSFKDTPIIIEELTHDSFEDVDVVFSSAGASVSREFIPTAVEKGALVIDNTSAFRMDAATPLVVPEVNMDAAFAHNGLIANPNCSTIQMMVALKPIYDIAGIKRIVVSTYQSVSGKSGRAVMELVQQTTEALEGKPITLDKFPHQMAFNVSFDWPFLDSGDNEEEVKMINETRKILEDDTIGVSATTVRVPVFFAHSESINIETHEKLTAAQARECLAAAPGVKLVDDPNNQQYPLAVDVAGEDEVYVGRIRDDASIDNGLNLWVVADNLRKGAALNAIQIAENLLSV, via the coding sequence ATGCGTGAGAGTTATCGTGTCGCGGTTGTAGGTGCAACGGGGGCTGTCGGCAATACCATGCTCCAGCTTCTCGAAGAGCGATCGTTCCCTATCGCTTCCCTCAAACTTCTGGCATCGCACCGCTCTGCTGGCGAAATCCTATCCTTTAAAGATACCCCTATTATTATTGAAGAATTGACGCACGATTCGTTTGAAGACGTGGATGTAGTGTTCTCATCAGCGGGCGCGTCTGTCAGTCGCGAGTTCATTCCGACCGCTGTAGAAAAAGGCGCGCTTGTTATTGACAATACCAGTGCATTCCGCATGGACGCAGCCACACCGCTCGTTGTTCCAGAAGTCAACATGGATGCTGCTTTTGCCCACAATGGACTCATTGCCAATCCAAACTGCTCCACTATTCAAATGATGGTGGCACTTAAACCGATTTACGATATTGCTGGTATCAAACGGATCGTTGTTTCCACCTATCAGAGCGTCTCTGGTAAAAGCGGACGTGCTGTCATGGAACTCGTCCAACAAACGACTGAAGCACTCGAAGGTAAACCGATTACTTTAGATAAATTTCCCCACCAGATGGCATTCAACGTCTCATTTGATTGGCCCTTCTTAGACAGCGGCGACAACGAGGAAGAGGTCAAAATGATCAACGAGACCCGGAAGATACTTGAAGATGACACGATTGGGGTCTCTGCCACAACCGTCCGAGTTCCAGTTTTCTTTGCACATTCCGAATCGATAAACATTGAGACACACGAAAAACTCACGGCAGCCCAAGCGAGGGAGTGCCTCGCCGCTGCTCCCGGTGTGAAACTTGTGGATGATCCGAACAACCAGCAATATCCGCTCGCCGTAGATGTCGCAGGTGAAGATGAGGTCTATGTAGGTAGGATCCGTGATGATGCCTCCATAGACAACGGCTTGAATCTTTGGGTCGTTGCGGACAACCTCCGCAAAGGTGCCGCCTTAAATGCTATTCAGATAGCTGAGAACCTGCTGTCCGTTTAA
- the mtnK gene encoding S-methyl-5-thioribose kinase: MELNLATLPDYLRQRHAEIRIFESETELHIEEIGDGNLNTVYRVSDAERPEHSLVLKHAPPYIKILGPDYPLSTERLTYESRALDVYNQLASGSVPAQYNFDAEMAVIAMEDLRDARVLRDDLIAGRVDVAIAEQIGQFMGSVHSHTYIENLDSGAVQQYKQQFANTTMQAITADYVFTFPYTEHETNFWTPGLEPDVQRLKADTDFLARAAHLKQIFLTLQQAVTHGDLHTGSVLVQNDTAKVIDAEFAFYGPPGFDLGLYWANYFLSYFSHQDTLGVQSALKTAVVQTWHTYTTEFGMVDATLKAQTLQNIFHNAVGFTGLEILRRLIGAAHVKDIEGITDIPRKLSVERAALQFGLTLVKQHQSLRDVTAVLAML, translated from the coding sequence ATGGAACTCAACCTTGCCACGCTACCGGACTACCTGCGTCAACGACATGCTGAAATTCGTATATTTGAATCGGAGACGGAACTCCATATAGAAGAGATTGGCGATGGAAACCTTAATACAGTTTATCGTGTCTCGGATGCAGAGCGTCCAGAGCATTCGCTTGTCTTAAAACACGCGCCGCCCTACATCAAGATATTGGGTCCCGACTATCCGCTGTCCACGGAACGCTTGACGTATGAATCCCGCGCCCTTGATGTTTACAATCAGTTAGCGAGTGGTAGTGTCCCCGCACAATACAATTTTGATGCGGAAATGGCAGTCATAGCCATGGAGGACCTTCGAGATGCCCGCGTGCTACGTGATGACCTAATCGCAGGTCGCGTAGATGTCGCTATCGCTGAACAAATTGGGCAATTCATGGGCAGCGTCCATAGCCATACATACATTGAGAATCTTGACAGCGGAGCCGTTCAGCAGTATAAGCAGCAATTTGCGAACACGACTATGCAAGCGATAACTGCTGATTACGTGTTCACCTTCCCGTACACCGAACATGAAACGAATTTCTGGACACCCGGATTAGAGCCTGATGTCCAGCGACTGAAAGCAGATACGGACTTTTTGGCGCGAGCGGCGCACCTCAAACAGATTTTCCTGACACTGCAGCAAGCCGTAACCCACGGCGATCTGCACACAGGGAGCGTTCTCGTCCAAAACGATACAGCGAAAGTTATCGACGCTGAATTTGCCTTTTACGGTCCCCCCGGATTCGATCTCGGATTATATTGGGCAAATTACTTCTTATCCTATTTTTCGCACCAAGACACTTTAGGCGTGCAGTCAGCACTTAAAACAGCGGTTGTGCAAACTTGGCACACCTACACGACTGAATTCGGAATGGTTGATGCTACCCTGAAAGCACAGACATTACAAAACATCTTCCATAACGCAGTAGGATTTACTGGACTGGAGATACTGCGCCGTCTTATCGGTGCAGCGCATGTTAAAGATATAGAAGGTATTACTGATATACCACGAAAACTAAGCGTGGAAAGGGCAGCACTTCAATTCGGATTAACACTCGTTAAACAGCACCAATCCTTACGAGATGTCACAGCGGTTCTGGCGATGCTTTAA